A region of the Polaribacter sp. L3A8 genome:
TTTAAAGGTTCTGCAGAGGGTAGTTTCTCCTTAAAAGGGTCTACTTGCTTGCCATGTTTCCAAAAACGATAACATACATGTGGTCCACCTGTATTCCCCGTCATACCTACCCAACCAATTACATCTCCTTGTTTTACGTATTGCCCTTTATTAACTTTACGTTTTTTCATGTGTAAATACTGCGTAGAGTACGTACTATTATGTTTAATCTTTACATAATTACCATTTCCTCCTCTTCTTGCAGACTCAGAAACGGTTCCACTTGCTGTTGCTAAAATTGGTGTACCAATATTGGCCGCAAAATCAGTCCCTTTATGTGGTCTTATCTTATTACCGTAATATGCTATCCTTCTTCTTAAATTGTATCTCGAAGAAATTCTATATTGAAATTTTATAGGTGATTTTAAAAACTGACTACGAAGCATGTTTCCGTTTTCATCATAGTATTCTGGAATTCCTTTTATAGAATCTGCCACGTATCTAAAAGCAAGTAAATTTGTTCCATTATGCTTAAATACTGCCGATTTAATTTCTCCATAGCCTGCAAAAAGAGAGTCTTTTATGTACTTCTCTTCAAAAACGAGCTTAAAAGTATCTCCTTTCTGTAGTTTGTAAAAATCTAAAGTCCAAGCATAAATATCTGCAACAGCATACGTTAAATTTGCTGATAAATGTAAACTATCCATTGCATTAGAAAGATTAGAATGAATTTCTCCTTCTACAATTTTTTCTACTGTTTTTATTGGCTGAACATAAGTATGTGCAGCTATTATAGAATCTTTAAAATCTATAACCGTAGCGTTAATTAAATTATCCTTATAAATAAAAACCTTGGCCTCCTCTAAAGAGTCTTTACTAGATAAAATTACATAAGGTTTTCCTGCTCTTAATCTTCTAACATCAAAAACATCTTTTATAGAAGTAGTAATTTCACTAATTTTTGGGTAATCTACATGATGCCTATCTAAAATAGCGCCAAAACTTTCGCCTCTTCTAATAGTATCTTGTATTACTTTATAATCTTCTATTTTATACCCAAATTTATAAACAGGTTTAGGTTTTACTTTTTTAGGTACTGTTACGGGTTTTTTAACATCTTTTTTACAAGATGAAAACGAGGTAATTAAAACTAAAAGGAGGATTATTTTTTTCAAAAATATGTGCTATTGAATGTAGTCTTCAAAAGTACAAATAAAAAAGTTTTTTTAGGTTGCTATCTTAATGAACTTCCTAAATCGGTTTCGTTAAAAATTTCTTAATATTTAATAAAAGGATTTGCTAACCCCTTATAAGACTCTAATTCCGCTCTTAAAGAACCAACTGCTAAATCTGCTTTCATTTTAATAGGAATTTTATTAGCATCATCAGTAATCCAAAGCGTAACACTTTCTTGTGCTTTAAAAACTCTACCAGACTGTACTAATGGTCTAAAAATAAGTGTTTTAACTTTACCGAATTTTGTTTTTAACGTTTCTCTTCCTATAAAACGTAATTTAAAAGGATATACCTGAGAATCTAAAAACATATCTATGGCAATTTCCTCTCCCTTATTCATATTTTTAACATCTTTATTTCTTAAATAATAGAATGAAGAAAGGATGTCTTGCACATTAGAAAAAGAGACAGACGTATCTTTTTGCATTGTAAAATCTTGAACGTATGCTTTATTAGAATTATAATTAAATGAAGTAATTCTATGTTTTTTATAGCCACCTTCGTCAATTTTTCTTTTAAAAAGATAAGGCTTCACGGTATCTTTATCAAAATAACTCTCATATTTATCATCCACACTAAAAAACCATTTTATCATACCAGAGGTCCAACCTGTACCTTTAGTATAAAACACTTTTTTACCATTTAAATCTTTTTCTTGTACTTCTAAAACGGCAGTTCCTGCTCTTAAAAAGCCACTGTAACTCATTTTATAACGTAACAACTCTCCGCTTTTAAAAGCAACTGAATTTTCTTGACTATTAGTAATTGTCAAGAAAAAAAGGGTCAAAAATAATAGGGTATATTTTTTCATATTAAACCAAACATATAAAAAAGTAATGACAATTACCGTTCCAAAATAAAAAAAAACCATTTACTAACTATTTGTAAATGGTTTTTTAATATAAATGTATGTTACTATAAGCCAATCTAATTGATCGTAAAATTTAACAAGATTGCCCTTTTTATTTATACCGTAAATATTTCTAACAATAAATTATTTAATTTTAAAACGTACCCCAATTTTTTAACTCTTCTTCACTCCACAAGTACGGATAAAAAATTCTTCGTTGATATTTTGGATGCATATATTTACGCCAATTACTACCTCCTGTAGCTTTTAATTCAGAATCATTACCACCAATATATTTTGCAGCAGCATTGTAATGAGCCATTACCCACTTTACGTTTACTGTATAATCATAATGACGCATGGCTTTGATTAAATCTTTATTTTCTTGCACTTCTTTAGGCAACTGTTTAAATTTTAAAGACAAATTAATATCATTATAATCTTCCATAAAATCGATAAAATCTCCCATATATTTTTTTTCAAAAAGAGTTAATAAAGTCGATTTCTGCCCTGTTGTATAATTTTTACCTGCTGCTTGCCAATACAAATGATTATAGGCATTTTTAAATGACGAATTTCTATCGATATCGTCCCTAAAACGAACATCAATTAAATTTATTAATTCTGTGGATGCAAATTCTATTTTACGGTATTGTGCACTTTGAAAACCACTTGCAGGCGTTAATGTATTTCTAAATTTTAGATACTGCTCTTTCTCCATTCCATCTGCCATTACATTAAAAGAACTACAAAGCATATCAAAATACCTGCTAATTCTACCTAAATGCATCGAAAACCTATCTGCTGTAACTTCAATTGTTTTTGCTACTTGGTCAATTTCCCACAAAATCATTTTAAACAACAACTCATTTACTTGATGGTACATGATAAAAACCATTTCGTCTGGTTGCGTAGTTCTTGGAGTTTGCAAACCAAGTAAAGCATCTGTTTGAATATAATCCCAATACGTTATTGGCGTACTCCAAAGCAAACCCTCTAACATAGAATCTACAGGCACACCTAATTTATCGTACTTTTCTTCTATTGCTTTTAAAATTTCGTCTCTGTTCATTTTTTTTTAAGAATCAAGATAATTAGAGCCAAGAAACAAGAAATTTTTGATTTTTGGACATTTTGAATGCAATTTAATATAAAAAATAAAAATTATTTCATCTTTCTATTGAAGTTTTATTAAAACAAAAAACCAAGAATTAAGTTGTTAAATCCTGAAAATCTTATAAGTGTAAAACAGAAAAT
Encoded here:
- a CDS encoding peptidoglycan DD-metalloendopeptidase family protein, coding for MKKIILLLVLITSFSSCKKDVKKPVTVPKKVKPKPVYKFGYKIEDYKVIQDTIRRGESFGAILDRHHVDYPKISEITTSIKDVFDVRRLRAGKPYVILSSKDSLEEAKVFIYKDNLINATVIDFKDSIIAAHTYVQPIKTVEKIVEGEIHSNLSNAMDSLHLSANLTYAVADIYAWTLDFYKLQKGDTFKLVFEEKYIKDSLFAGYGEIKSAVFKHNGTNLLAFRYVADSIKGIPEYYDENGNMLRSQFLKSPIKFQYRISSRYNLRRRIAYYGNKIRPHKGTDFAANIGTPILATASGTVSESARRGGNGNYVKIKHNSTYSTQYLHMKKRKVNKGQYVKQGDVIGWVGMTGNTGGPHVCYRFWKHGKQVDPFKEKLPSAEPLKKSLKPKYLEYIKPLKYQLENKVLPVKEPEVIEKIAQN
- a CDS encoding DUF3108 domain-containing protein — its product is MKKYTLLFLTLFFLTITNSQENSVAFKSGELLRYKMSYSGFLRAGTAVLEVQEKDLNGKKVFYTKGTGWTSGMIKWFFSVDDKYESYFDKDTVKPYLFKRKIDEGGYKKHRITSFNYNSNKAYVQDFTMQKDTSVSFSNVQDILSSFYYLRNKDVKNMNKGEEIAIDMFLDSQVYPFKLRFIGRETLKTKFGKVKTLIFRPLVQSGRVFKAQESVTLWITDDANKIPIKMKADLAVGSLRAELESYKGLANPFIKY
- a CDS encoding tryptophan 2,3-dioxygenase family protein; the encoded protein is MNRDEILKAIEEKYDKLGVPVDSMLEGLLWSTPITYWDYIQTDALLGLQTPRTTQPDEMVFIMYHQVNELLFKMILWEIDQVAKTIEVTADRFSMHLGRISRYFDMLCSSFNVMADGMEKEQYLKFRNTLTPASGFQSAQYRKIEFASTELINLIDVRFRDDIDRNSSFKNAYNHLYWQAAGKNYTTGQKSTLLTLFEKKYMGDFIDFMEDYNDINLSLKFKQLPKEVQENKDLIKAMRHYDYTVNVKWVMAHYNAAAKYIGGNDSELKATGGSNWRKYMHPKYQRRIFYPYLWSEEELKNWGTF